From one Amphiura filiformis chromosome 13, Afil_fr2py, whole genome shotgun sequence genomic stretch:
- the LOC140168152 gene encoding formin-binding protein 4-like isoform X2, with amino-acid sequence MGRKRDKGFDSGPKRRTILQINKSTVNNSAHTDSPSHVGAGNAPKAHNPLGLLAHYGDSDDDDVDGDSPIQPRQTTKGGFIGVDGTKPKNEMDEKVADFLAEIDALDPEPDEEHPSELPASSGGGDTNNTTQEAEAPAPVDNGWQELLDENTNCIYYWNTITNEVTWDMPADFQAPAPTEPVASEPSAETTPPQANEPAKVEPVEEKPKPVREEPKVTVEPKKVVKEESVVKEETVKKVPAIVPAVVSAVVPVVVPAAKVAPKAPVVDMFADEVEEKNEDVAKMASKKMPVYGTLKVEYDIDSQEEEESEDEEPVIEPPKPQKPGAYSMFVKGDVLPASMDKEPDSDAKDLAHYDLTLDDDTQESQLSHTNGDAGEEEEDDDVVEMDAGDDIDIDQQLELALERKKAELAQLEEIEKGSSSPRQKRKISSPLNIYDEKGEVNLLSFKKKRLENLKGQKQVQTSDQGTQCDKELDKVAAEDEKYQTVKKLKEEANLKKELSELGSTLTSKLEFLGQTRKGLSKLQILLIEIETRILDWREGALDGKHLLRKLQVADWELQVKESEAVPLGWTCTWNRTHKQYYYTNSTTGESQWDYPADAATATTAQQERLEGNTDGKDSQVMFNRASSQDDSEARARGSTAMLHGNVTSKQLTALSIAEPHVSIIATPPPPPPSAPSPEPPGPPPLPDDAPPLPSDPPPPGTGPDLPPLPPSPPPMPPSPPTPEDSEDGDESEGPSSRPLTPPPLPPFTTAATFGAPPAPPDMDGAVIGKPQVLYTNAPTASGVTIGKPPEIVGGIDGMPVGDFGGAPIAYGAPPAPPSEPSGGGPPASQPVKKKSKKIKKSSAVKKKMPLSLVEKWKQIQEAQAREEEEKRRREEEEDMVIDPSVIAQKRIAEWKKQQLQAGKAAHNPNFETIRGDWRERLKRK; translated from the exons ATGGGTCGTAAACGAGACAAGGGATTTGACAGCGGGCCCAAGAGGAGGACCATTCTGCAAATAAATAAGTCAACTGTCAATAACTCAGCACATACAGATTCACCAA GTCATGTTGGAGCAGGAAATGCACCAAAAG CACACAACCCTCTTGGTCTCTTGGCGCATTATGGGGATAGTGATGACGATGATGTAGATGGAGACTCACCTATTCAACCAAGGCAAACCACCAAAG GTGGATTCATTGGTGTAGACGGGACCAAACCCAAAAatgaaatggatgaaaaagtGGCAGACTTCCTGGCT GAGATAGATGCTTTAGACCCAGAACCTGATGAGGAGCATCCATCTGAGCTGCCAGCTTCTTCAGGAGGAGGAGATACCAACAATACCACCCAAGAAGCTGAGGCACCTGCTCCAGTTGACAATG GATGGCAAGAACTCCTGGATGAGAACACAAACTGCATCTACTACTGGAACACCATCACCAACGAAGTCACATGGGATATGCCGGCTGATTTCCAAGCCCCCGCCCCAACAGAACCAGTCGCCTCGGAGCCTTCTGCAGAAACTACACCCCCGCAAGCCAATGAGCCAGCAAAAGTTGAACCAGTAGAGGAGAAACCAAAGCCTGTGCGTGAAGAACCAAAAGTAACTGTTGAACCAAAGAAAGTTGTGAAAGAGGAGAGTGTCGTTAAGGAAGAGACAGTTAAGAAGGTCCCAGCCATTGTGCCAGCAGTGGTGTCGGCAGTCGTACCAGTGGTTGTGCCAGCGGCAAAAGTGGCACCCAAGGCGCCTGTTGTTGATAtgtttgctgatgaagtagaagagaaaaatgaagatgttgcTAAAATGGCAAGTAAAAAGATGCCTGTTTACGGCACATTGAAAGTTGAGTATGATATTGACAGCCAGGAGGAGGAGGAGTCAGAGGACGAGGAACCAGTAATTGAGCCTCCGAAACCACAAAAGCCTGGCGCGTACTCTATGTTTGTGAAAGGAGATGTTTTGCCAGCCTCAATGGATAAGGAACCTGATAGCGATGCCAAAGATCTTGCTCATTATGATTTGACTTTAGATGATGATACGCAGGAGAGCCAACTGAGTCACACCAATGGTGATgcgggggaggaggaggaggatgatgaTGTGGTAGAGATGGATGCTGGGGATGATATCGATATTGATCAGCAGCTGGAATTAGCATTGGAAAGGAAGAAG GCTGAACTTGCCCAGCTGGAAGAAATAGAGAAAGGTTCATCAAGTCCAAGGCAGAAGAGAAAAATTAGCTCCCCACTGAACATCTATG ATGAAAAAGGTGAGGTCAACTTGCTTTCCTTCAAGAAAAAGCGACTGGAGAACCTGAAGGGACAAAAACAGGTGCAGACGTCTGACCAGGGAACCCAGTGTGATAAGGAACTTGACAAAGTTGCAGCTGAAGATGAGAAATATCAAACTGTCAAGAAACTCAAGGAAGAAGCAAATTTAAAA AAAGAGTTGTCTGAGCTAGGATCAACACTAACCAGTAAATTAGAATTCCTAGGACAAACCAGAAAGGGTCTCTCCAAACTACAAATACTACTTATAGAAATTGAG ACCCGTATTTTAGATTGGAGAGAAGGGGCACTAGATGGCAAACACTTGCTGCGCAAGCTACAGGTAGCCGACTGGGAGTTGCAGGTCAAGGAGAGCGAAGCAGTGCCCCTGGGTTGGACATGCACATGGAACAG AACACACAAACAGTATTACTATACCAACTCCACCACGGGAGAGTCTCAGTGGGATTATCCAGCTGATGCGGCGACAGCAACGACAGCGCAACAGGAGAGGTTGGAAGGGAACACAGATGGCAAGGACAGTCAGGTGATGTTTAACAGAGCGTCCTCGCAAGATGATAGCGAAGCGCGGGCCAGAGGGAGTACAGCAATGTTGCATGGGAATGTAACGAGTAAACAGCTAACTGCACTAA GTATAGCTGAACCACATGTATCCATAATAGCCAcgccgccaccaccaccaccttcaGCCCCCTCCCCTGAACCACCAGGACCACCGCCTCTTCCAGATGATGCCCCTCCTCTGCCAAGTGACCCTCCACCACCTGGCACAGGACCAGATCTTCCTCCACTCCCTCCAAGTCCTCCCCCAATGCCTCCAAGTCCACCAACTCCAGAAGATTCGGAAGACGGCGACGAATCGGAAGGTCCGTCTTCGCGACCTTTGACCCCACCTCCACTGCCACCATTCACAACAGCAGCTACCTTTGGTGCTCCGCCAGCACCACCAGACATGGATGGTGCAGTGATAGGAAAACCTCAGGTTTTGTACACCAATGCACCGACAGCATCAGGGGTCACAATTGGAAAACCGCCAGAGATTGTTGGAGGTATAGATGGCATGCCAGTTGGAGATTTTGGGGGTGCCCCTATAGCATATGGGGCTCCACCAGCGCCGCCATCAGAACCAAGTGGAGGAGGTCCCCCTGCATCACAACCAGTTAAAAAGAAGTCCAAGAAG ATAAAGAAGAGCAGTGCTGTGAAGAAGAAGATGCCCTTATCCTTGGTAGAGAAATGGAAACAAATTCAAGAGGCACAGGCCAGAGAAGAGGAAGAAAAAAGGAGGAGAGAAGAGGAGGAAGATATGGTGATTGACCCATCTGTCATCGCTCAGAAGAGGATAGCAGAGTGGAAGAAGCAGCAACTGCAAGC GGGGAAAGCAGCACACAATCCTAACTTTGAGACTATCAGAGGCGATTGGCGTGAGAGACTAAAACGAAAGTGA
- the LOC140168152 gene encoding formin-binding protein 4-like isoform X1 — MGRKRDKGFDSGPKRRTILQINKSTVNNSAHTDSPSHVGAGNAPKAAHNPLGLLAHYGDSDDDDVDGDSPIQPRQTTKGGFIGVDGTKPKNEMDEKVADFLAEIDALDPEPDEEHPSELPASSGGGDTNNTTQEAEAPAPVDNGWQELLDENTNCIYYWNTITNEVTWDMPADFQAPAPTEPVASEPSAETTPPQANEPAKVEPVEEKPKPVREEPKVTVEPKKVVKEESVVKEETVKKVPAIVPAVVSAVVPVVVPAAKVAPKAPVVDMFADEVEEKNEDVAKMASKKMPVYGTLKVEYDIDSQEEEESEDEEPVIEPPKPQKPGAYSMFVKGDVLPASMDKEPDSDAKDLAHYDLTLDDDTQESQLSHTNGDAGEEEEDDDVVEMDAGDDIDIDQQLELALERKKAELAQLEEIEKGSSSPRQKRKISSPLNIYDEKGEVNLLSFKKKRLENLKGQKQVQTSDQGTQCDKELDKVAAEDEKYQTVKKLKEEANLKKELSELGSTLTSKLEFLGQTRKGLSKLQILLIEIETRILDWREGALDGKHLLRKLQVADWELQVKESEAVPLGWTCTWNRTHKQYYYTNSTTGESQWDYPADAATATTAQQERLEGNTDGKDSQVMFNRASSQDDSEARARGSTAMLHGNVTSKQLTALSIAEPHVSIIATPPPPPPSAPSPEPPGPPPLPDDAPPLPSDPPPPGTGPDLPPLPPSPPPMPPSPPTPEDSEDGDESEGPSSRPLTPPPLPPFTTAATFGAPPAPPDMDGAVIGKPQVLYTNAPTASGVTIGKPPEIVGGIDGMPVGDFGGAPIAYGAPPAPPSEPSGGGPPASQPVKKKSKKIKKSSAVKKKMPLSLVEKWKQIQEAQAREEEEKRRREEEEDMVIDPSVIAQKRIAEWKKQQLQAGKAAHNPNFETIRGDWRERLKRK, encoded by the exons ATGGGTCGTAAACGAGACAAGGGATTTGACAGCGGGCCCAAGAGGAGGACCATTCTGCAAATAAATAAGTCAACTGTCAATAACTCAGCACATACAGATTCACCAA GTCATGTTGGAGCAGGAAATGCACCAAAAG CAGCACACAACCCTCTTGGTCTCTTGGCGCATTATGGGGATAGTGATGACGATGATGTAGATGGAGACTCACCTATTCAACCAAGGCAAACCACCAAAG GTGGATTCATTGGTGTAGACGGGACCAAACCCAAAAatgaaatggatgaaaaagtGGCAGACTTCCTGGCT GAGATAGATGCTTTAGACCCAGAACCTGATGAGGAGCATCCATCTGAGCTGCCAGCTTCTTCAGGAGGAGGAGATACCAACAATACCACCCAAGAAGCTGAGGCACCTGCTCCAGTTGACAATG GATGGCAAGAACTCCTGGATGAGAACACAAACTGCATCTACTACTGGAACACCATCACCAACGAAGTCACATGGGATATGCCGGCTGATTTCCAAGCCCCCGCCCCAACAGAACCAGTCGCCTCGGAGCCTTCTGCAGAAACTACACCCCCGCAAGCCAATGAGCCAGCAAAAGTTGAACCAGTAGAGGAGAAACCAAAGCCTGTGCGTGAAGAACCAAAAGTAACTGTTGAACCAAAGAAAGTTGTGAAAGAGGAGAGTGTCGTTAAGGAAGAGACAGTTAAGAAGGTCCCAGCCATTGTGCCAGCAGTGGTGTCGGCAGTCGTACCAGTGGTTGTGCCAGCGGCAAAAGTGGCACCCAAGGCGCCTGTTGTTGATAtgtttgctgatgaagtagaagagaaaaatgaagatgttgcTAAAATGGCAAGTAAAAAGATGCCTGTTTACGGCACATTGAAAGTTGAGTATGATATTGACAGCCAGGAGGAGGAGGAGTCAGAGGACGAGGAACCAGTAATTGAGCCTCCGAAACCACAAAAGCCTGGCGCGTACTCTATGTTTGTGAAAGGAGATGTTTTGCCAGCCTCAATGGATAAGGAACCTGATAGCGATGCCAAAGATCTTGCTCATTATGATTTGACTTTAGATGATGATACGCAGGAGAGCCAACTGAGTCACACCAATGGTGATgcgggggaggaggaggaggatgatgaTGTGGTAGAGATGGATGCTGGGGATGATATCGATATTGATCAGCAGCTGGAATTAGCATTGGAAAGGAAGAAG GCTGAACTTGCCCAGCTGGAAGAAATAGAGAAAGGTTCATCAAGTCCAAGGCAGAAGAGAAAAATTAGCTCCCCACTGAACATCTATG ATGAAAAAGGTGAGGTCAACTTGCTTTCCTTCAAGAAAAAGCGACTGGAGAACCTGAAGGGACAAAAACAGGTGCAGACGTCTGACCAGGGAACCCAGTGTGATAAGGAACTTGACAAAGTTGCAGCTGAAGATGAGAAATATCAAACTGTCAAGAAACTCAAGGAAGAAGCAAATTTAAAA AAAGAGTTGTCTGAGCTAGGATCAACACTAACCAGTAAATTAGAATTCCTAGGACAAACCAGAAAGGGTCTCTCCAAACTACAAATACTACTTATAGAAATTGAG ACCCGTATTTTAGATTGGAGAGAAGGGGCACTAGATGGCAAACACTTGCTGCGCAAGCTACAGGTAGCCGACTGGGAGTTGCAGGTCAAGGAGAGCGAAGCAGTGCCCCTGGGTTGGACATGCACATGGAACAG AACACACAAACAGTATTACTATACCAACTCCACCACGGGAGAGTCTCAGTGGGATTATCCAGCTGATGCGGCGACAGCAACGACAGCGCAACAGGAGAGGTTGGAAGGGAACACAGATGGCAAGGACAGTCAGGTGATGTTTAACAGAGCGTCCTCGCAAGATGATAGCGAAGCGCGGGCCAGAGGGAGTACAGCAATGTTGCATGGGAATGTAACGAGTAAACAGCTAACTGCACTAA GTATAGCTGAACCACATGTATCCATAATAGCCAcgccgccaccaccaccaccttcaGCCCCCTCCCCTGAACCACCAGGACCACCGCCTCTTCCAGATGATGCCCCTCCTCTGCCAAGTGACCCTCCACCACCTGGCACAGGACCAGATCTTCCTCCACTCCCTCCAAGTCCTCCCCCAATGCCTCCAAGTCCACCAACTCCAGAAGATTCGGAAGACGGCGACGAATCGGAAGGTCCGTCTTCGCGACCTTTGACCCCACCTCCACTGCCACCATTCACAACAGCAGCTACCTTTGGTGCTCCGCCAGCACCACCAGACATGGATGGTGCAGTGATAGGAAAACCTCAGGTTTTGTACACCAATGCACCGACAGCATCAGGGGTCACAATTGGAAAACCGCCAGAGATTGTTGGAGGTATAGATGGCATGCCAGTTGGAGATTTTGGGGGTGCCCCTATAGCATATGGGGCTCCACCAGCGCCGCCATCAGAACCAAGTGGAGGAGGTCCCCCTGCATCACAACCAGTTAAAAAGAAGTCCAAGAAG ATAAAGAAGAGCAGTGCTGTGAAGAAGAAGATGCCCTTATCCTTGGTAGAGAAATGGAAACAAATTCAAGAGGCACAGGCCAGAGAAGAGGAAGAAAAAAGGAGGAGAGAAGAGGAGGAAGATATGGTGATTGACCCATCTGTCATCGCTCAGAAGAGGATAGCAGAGTGGAAGAAGCAGCAACTGCAAGC GGGGAAAGCAGCACACAATCCTAACTTTGAGACTATCAGAGGCGATTGGCGTGAGAGACTAAAACGAAAGTGA
- the LOC140167235 gene encoding lactadherin-like, giving the protein MTGKQYFGATVLYLLSDGSLSPAPSPLGLEDRSITDHQITASSFYSSTLTPFAGRLNDADYWAARVGESNPWLQVDFETTVIIMGIQIQGAGRIEQWVTDIQVEFGTEESALTPIEESGVILNFPANFNSEGTKHLKFPHRLVARYLRIIVKDYIRHPAMRLEVMGYRCM; this is encoded by the exons ATGAcgggaaaacaatattttggagCAACAGTTCTGTATCTGCTTtcag ATGGATCGCTTAGCCCTGCTCCTTCCCCTCTTGGACTTGAAGACAGATCTATTACAGACCACCAAATAACTGCATCTAGTTTCTATAGTAGTACATTGACACCGTTTGCAGGACGCCTCAACGATGCGGATTACTGGGCTGCTCGAGttggggaatcgaacccatggcTACAAGTTGATTTTGAAACTACGGTTATCATTATGGGGATCCAAATCCAAGGTGCAGGTCGCATAGAACAATGGGTTACTGATATACAAGTTGAATTCGGAACTGAGGAAAGTGCATTGACCCCAATTGAAGAATCAGGTGTCATCTTG aattttccagCCAACTTTAACTCTGAGGGGACTAAGCATCTTAAATTTCCCCATCGGCTTGTGGCTCGTTATTTACGAATCATAGTGAAAGATTATATCCGGCATCCTGCCATGCGTTTAGAAGTCATGGGTTACAGGTGCATGTAA